The stretch of DNA CATACCCCCAGCCACTCTTTATTTTCATAACAACATGCAACTAGTTATGCAAGTTTCACAATACACAGAGCACACGTACACGGACCACAGACATTAGAGCGGAGTATACATGGCCTAAGATTAATATGCTTACGCAGAGTTAGGTACAATACAAccaagaagatgaaggtggtggATACATGTACGGCGGCGACAGCGACCATACAGAACAGCTAAAATGCAGAAGTCTAATTACCAACCTGTCACCCAGCAGCGTCAGAGACTGACTAATTAACATGCTTACCGATCCATCGACTCTTTAACTGATTACAATGCAGAATGCAAATGCAAATGTTTGTTTTGTTCCTAAATGAGATACACGGGCGCCGGAACCCAGAAGGGGTTCAGGCTTCCGGTTCCAGCTTCAGATGCACTTCACCGTTGAGTGCGGCACCTGCCCGTTGTTCACGGGCTGGCTCTCCTGGTTTCCGCCTTTGTTGGTGGAGTTCTCTACTGGAGCAGCAGCGTCTAGCTTGGCTCCAGGTGCTGGATCAGCGGCAGCAGCATCTGCCTTGGTTCCAGGCGCTAGATCAGCAGCAACAGCATCTGATTTGCTAGCAGGCTCAGCATCTGATTTGGCTTCAGGTGCTGGAGCAGTGACAGCAGCAGGCTCAGCATCTGGTTTGGTTTCAGACGCTGGAGCAACGACAGCAGCAGGCTCAGCATCTAATTTGGCTTCAGGTGCTGGAGCAGTGACAGCAGCAAGATCGGCATCTGATTTGGTTTCAGGTGCCGGAGCATCAACAGCAACAGGCTCGGCATCTGATTTGGTTTCAGGTGCTGgagcaggaacaacagcaggctcagcaggagcaggagctgaGTTCTCAGTTGGGTTGCTTACTGGAGCTGGAGCCACAGCTTCATGCTCAGCTGGCTTGGCATCTCCTTTCTTATCCTCCGTTGGTGCAGGAAGAGCTACAACAGATTCAGCTGGCTTCTCAGTTTCTTTCTTATCTTCTTCCATTGGTGCTGGAGCAGGAGCTTCTTCCATTGGTGCTGGAGCAGGAGCATCATCAGCCTTGTCTGCAGACTTCTCAGTATCTTCAGTTTCAGCAGAAGCTTCCTTCGCCTCTTCAGCGCGCTTCATCTCCACATCAGTCTCCTTTGTAGCATCTTCAGTAGGGGCCTCCTCTGCCTCCTCGCCAGTTTCAGCATCTTTGGCTTCTTCAGTTTTAGTGGCTTCCTTCTTCCCTGGCCTACCCTTCCTACCACTTGAGTTTCTGCTGCGTTTTGGGATCTTCTCGCCCTCTGGGCTATCAAataccttcactttctcactaaTGCGAGCAGAACGCCTTGGAGTATCACctgtttgcaaaaaaaaattagatggaGAAAGACTTCTAAAGCCTTCTATTTGAGCCAGAGATTTAAAGAAATAATAAGGAGTGATAGTCAAAGGTATCTACCAGTTCCCCAATCAAACTCTGAAGAAGCAGGTCCTCCAGGGTGTGCCTTCAGGTATTGGCTTAGTTGCCTCTTGTTCTTAATTTCCTCGCCAGTTGGTGAAACAAAAACAATCTCAGATCTTCCCCCTCTCTTGGGAGTAAACTGTAACATTGAGAAAGAAAGTATATTAGTTCATGCAATCAGATATCCCCATAAAATACACATTAACTAATGAAAGAAATAAGCGCCTACTAACAGCTCTCTAATTCCACACAAAGAAAAAGAGAAGTGTTACTTTGAAAGACAAAAAAAAGTTAAAGGAACACATAAACATGCTAACAGGGAAATAATGTTTTGTGGAACAGTAATAGCCTTGGTACCATTTAATGTTTGGATGTTCATCTATCATCCAGAGGATTACATACTGAAAAGCACAGGCACGAGACCACTAACTGAGAAAACTGCCGGCTCCACAGCCAGGTAGTCATTAACACCACGTGGGGAAACTGTGGGCCTGCTCGGCTGTGATTGCTGCAGCAGCAATCACCCCTACACATACTGTTCATCTAAGAAGAAGAGCAGCAGCTATTAGGACCCAAGTGAGTAAGTAAAAGACATAATGCTCGGAGACAGTGGAATGCATACTTGCCAATTCATCACTGCTACATATGCATCACAATAAACAAAGAACTACACTGTTATACACTGCTACAGAGATAGTACTAGAGTTTTAACTTCACATTACACTCTTGATTTTCACCACCATAATCAGTGCCATCTTCCTCTCACATGAACTAGTAGACTGGAAGTATGCTAACTGTGCCAAGTAAGACACTAAGAAGCAGAAAGATAGTGAGATTGTTTCTGCACTACAGTCAATGTGACTCAAACGTTCAAAAACAATTAGCTAAGTAATTGGATTTTGGATACATGATTAGCCGAAACCAAATTCAATCCACTCAAGTTCAGCAAGGAAAAAAATAACAGATAGATTTCATATGAATATTAGTGTGAAACTTATGGGTCAGCTTAGCAGAGATAAAATGTCACCAGACAAACTTCTAACTACTAGCAGATTGATTTTCACAGTGTCTACAGAAATGAACAGGAAATAAACAGTTATCTCACAGCTTAATAGAAGTGATCTTTATTGGGAATCCACCTAGCAAAATTAGTTTCCTAGAAGGTTATCAGCAAAAATATAATGACAGCCTTATAATGGAGAATTTGAATGCATCAGCAAACTCCAAATGAGGTTTATAGAGAGTTTCCAAACCCTTATCATCCACTTCAGATACATTGCCATCAACAACTACATAGTTAATTTTGAACATCACATTATATGGAAACAATACTTTTACTAGACATAACAGAAAGCTGCAAAACCAACAAAAAATGGAAACGTGCACAAAATAATGCAAGACACTTGATGATAATATCTATTTGTATTAGGCAAGATTTGTCCCTTTGTTTGAACAACGACAGACAAGAACCAACCTAGTGGCTGATTTAGCAACATCACGTGTCCGGTTGCTATGTGACCAACAGAACGATAAGCATGCAAACAGTTAATAACCAAATCGAAAAAATAGGTATCCGACAAAGAATTAGAACGTCACCTCTGCCTGGGCCACGCGTGCCGCCTCCGTGTCTGTGCCACCCTCTGCCGAAGCCGCACCGCCATCTTCATGGATGTGCCGCCCTCGGTCTAGGGTTACAGGTAGGGGAACGCGCCCCTACGACCACGACTCGGGACCGAGTCAAGTTGCGAACAGCCACGACTCATTTTCTTCCCAGAAGGGCATTACGGTCTTTTTCCATTGCCTTACTTGGACAACTAACGGGGATGGCTCGCATAACTAACGGAAGTGTCAAATTGGAAAGAAAAACTCGAGTTGAGGACATACAGGAAAGATTTTCAGTTTGGGTGTCAAATAAGAAAGGACCATTATTTTTAGGGCTAAATAGGAAATTTTCTCTCATTTTAATGCAGCAACGTAACACATTAAAGGTACAATCCACAAGCGGCAACGCAACACATTAAAGGTACAATCCACAAGAACTATTTCCAGCTCTAGACCAGTTTATAGATGATTCCAACATTGAACTTTATCCAGCATCAGTCGGTTTCACCCAGCTAAAAACAGAAACAGATCACGCTAGACGACAAGCTATATCAACTGCCCGAGCTATTCAATGCTTCCCGCCAATAGAGAAACTAGACATTGCCGCCACTAATAGCATGAAAAGTGCATCCCAACAACAAATAATGCAAAACACCGACAGTAAATCCTATGAAGCACCATCAGTCTCCAGCTAGGAATAAAAAATAACCATGTCAGACTACACAGAACAGGTAATCCCTACATTAATAAGGTTGTTTGGCACTTTTCTGTTATCTGATTCAAAAAGGATACTGAAACGACCATAGACGCATCCGATAATGAACAAAAACTCAAAGGTTCAATATTTGAGATTTTCAGGTCGGTATTCAAGTGATACTACATCTGAGCAAATGGATCCTTTTTCAAACCCTCTAAACACTCAATAGGAGCCCATATCAGTGTGACGGCACCCTGTTCTGCTGCATCAAGCTTTCATTTGTTGCATGATTCAGCTCAACAAGCACTTGTTCTAGCAAAACTGGCACTAATCACAGTAAAATGAAACTAAAACCAAAACCATGGACCAAAATATGACCAGATTCACTAAGCACACATCATCTATAATCAACATGAAACTGGAAATGGGTAGGACAAACACCTATTACCAGCAAATCAACAGCTCTTAGTGCAGAACACTCTCCATTACAACTTCTCCACACGcacactactactaaagcaatGTTAACCCCTTGAATCCAAAGTAATTGCCGAACCATTAGAAGTCAGAACAAaacaaagcagtaaactaaccCACCATCTAATAATGAACAATTGAACATCCAATTGGAGAGATCAGGGGATAAAGCTCTAGTAGCAGTGACTGGCTGATTGCCAAAGCTCCAAGATGCAGGAGATTCCCCATTCCAGCTTCACTACAAACACACTGCTACTCAAGTAATACCAACCGCTAATCTGAAGTAATGGATGAAGCATTCCAAGCCTGAACAGATGAAGGCGCTGGAACCTGTAACCTATCATCAAACAATCAACATCCAACTAAAAATGGGTAGGCTAAAGCCCCCATTAGCAGTGATTGTCATAGCTCGAAGCTGCAGGAGATTCCCCATTCTAGCCTCACTACAAGCACACAGGTACTCAAGCAGAATCAGCCGCCTAAATCTGAAGCAATAGATGAAGCATTTCAAGCCCAAACAGAACGCTGGAACCTGTAACCTATCATAAAGAATTCAACATCCAACTAGAAATGGCTAGGCTAAAGCCCCTATTAGCAGTGTGATTGCCATAGCTCCAAGTGCTGCAGGAGATTCCCCATTCCAGCCTCACTAGAAGAGCACAACTTCTCACCAGAATCAACATCCTAATCTGAATTAATAGCTTGTGTACGAACACTAAGCTCAAGCATTTCAGTATAAACAAAAGCACTGTAATTCCTAGCCTATCAATGACCAATATCAAATTTGGGAACCGATGGGCTAAACCCTAGCACCCCTAATTGCAAGGGCCCCAGCCTGCAAACAGCAAAACATCCCCCAGTCCAAACAAGCAGCAAACACAGTACCGTAAGCAAACAAAGCAAGTGAACAGCGACACTTCGCGGCCAGATTTAGCAATTTTCCCCCGGCTCAAGTCGCCCCGGACAATCTCTAGAAGATCCTAATCCCAAATTCCCCATCGAGCGCCCCAGCTTGGAATGATCGCCGTACGGTCCGGGCACGGGGCCCGTAGCTCACCAACCACACCTACCCACCGAGTAGAGTGAGGCCGCTTGCTCCAGCCGGAGCAGGGAGCTGGAACACTCGTGGCCGAGCTCGCGACGCGCCTACTCCCAGCTCAAATCGAGCTCCGGAACCCCCACGAGGACATGAATCGCGGTGGTCGGTCGCTGGCCGGGGGCAGCGTCGCAAACCCTAGACACCCAAACCCGAAACGGAAGCTCTCGAACAGCAAAACCAGCACCGCCGAAACCCAACCCTAGAATTCGCGGCCGGGGAAGTCGAATTCCGCTTCCCAGGACCCGCAAACCCCGCGAATTCCACCCCTGGATCCCCCAAAATCAGACGCGAAACGAAGCAGTgcagagcgagcgagcgagcgagcagaGAGACAGGACAGGCAGGAAGGCGGGCAGCAGGTCGTCATCACCTTCTTCGTCCACCCGTCTGGTGCGGGCATCTCCACGGACAcgacctcctccgccgccgccgccgcggccggcgcCTTCTGCTCGCCGGGCGTCGCCATGGTGCTGGTGTTGGTGGGTATGGTTATCCCCTAGctctctcgctcgctcgctGCCTCGTCCCGGCTCTCGCTGTCAGTCACGCGCTCTCGCCGCTTGGTGTGCAGGTGTAGTGTAGGGAAGGGGGGCGGGCAACGACGGGCGCGTGGGATTTCATTTGCATTTtatattatgcaaaataataATAGTATAAAAATAATCCACTTCGCTCGGATAACGGCTGCCTTTCGGTCGGCCACGACGGGGGACACCTCCTCCGCCCGCCCGCGGCTGACGCGTGGGTCCAGGAGCCTTCGAGGAGGGAGTGGGGCCGGGGTGGCAGTGAGTGTGGACGGAGGAATGTTGGTACGGACCCGGGACGGACGTGCGGGGACCACGGTGCCGTGCCGACGGCGTGGGGGGCGTGGCGCGTGCCGCGTGGGCACGGTCCGTGCGCCGGAAGGCAGCTGCGGGGCCCAGCGACTGTGAGACGGACCTCGTGGACCGGGTCTAGGGAGGCCGGACGGCGAGGCCCGACGGCAAACCGGATTGCACTCCCGCCTCGTGAAGTCCGGCGCGGGCGGGAACTGGGTTTTCTCTCTCCTCGTCCTCGGGGGCTGCGCGCTCGCCACGTGGCGCGGATCGGTGCAGGGCCGCGGCGCACGTGACGGGCGGAGGGGGAGCGCGGGGTGACGTAGGCGTCGCGGCGCAGCGCAGCGGCCCGCACGCGCGCCTCGTGGGCCGTGTCGTGTCACCGCGGCCACGCAGCGCCGAGGGGACCCCACGCTCCCGTCTCTCTCATTTTTTTTTGCCATTATTATATTCGTTCACTAGTAGTAGTACGTGTAGTGTACTGTTCTATTCATTTCTTTGTTTGTTTTATTATTGACGGTCCTGTTTTCTTTGATGAGTTAATAATTCTTTTTTGATGTTTGATAAAATCTATCCATAAAAgtactaatatttttttaatatactcCTATCTAGAGCGGAATATATCTTCATGATAAGATATAGAGATAGAGATACTAATACTATCTAAACTTAAAAACATTAAAGAAACATTAAAATGACACTccatccattctaaattataagagatttttttggttttctaAATACATATATTTTGCTATGGATTTAGACATCCTTTacatctagatacatagtaaaaataGTGTATTGTGAGAAAGCTAAAATAAATTGTAGAATATATTTTGGAACATATAATAATATTATATAGGGCAAGGAAAGGCGTGCGTGAGATAATCGAGAAAACTGACCCATTGACCGTCTTTTGCCTTTTAGCGGTGTCAGTTGGGCCGGGCACATCTCATTCTGGGCCGTTGGTAGAAAGGATGGGCCGTGTCTGCGTGGCTCTCTCGGCAATCCAGGCTTTGGATTTGGAGTGCAGCAATGCAGACTCCAACATGCCTTTGATGATGGTTCCTTTCCTGCTCATGCTCAACGGATCGTCTCATGGATGCATTCATCACAGCAGGGAAAATCTGTCTCCGGATGCTGTACCAGCACCCACGATCTCGCCTGATGGATTTGCTTCAGAAATCTAATCCGCACCAAAGATTTCAGACGAAATTTAGTgctgcagcagccagcaggttACTGAACCGAATCCGCTTTTGGTCCATCTCTGAAACTCTCCCGACACCCAAATCTAAATGAATCATTAACTGATGCTAACTCAACGAGAAATCATTGGTCAGCCAAAAGGGCTTGCACAGTTGCACTGCAGCAGGTCTGTAGCAGCCTTTTCAGTCCTGCAATGGCCGTGCCACCACCTACTGGTTGTAGTACTACGACCCCCAACGCTCTGTTGGTTTCAGTGACGTGATTTGGTGCAGCAGCTTTGGTTGGTTGGTGAAGCTCTCAAGCCTCAACATGTCTGTCTTCAACCTCCTGCATGCCCCATGCTTAGTACTACAGCAGCCAATGAGGACCAAACCCTTGGTGTCTGATTCTACAACCATGACAGGTGGTTGTCAAGGATCA from Sorghum bicolor cultivar BTx623 chromosome 8, Sorghum_bicolor_NCBIv3, whole genome shotgun sequence encodes:
- the LOC8071488 gene encoding skin secretory protein xP2 isoform X2, with translation MFTPKRGGRSEIVFVSPTGEEIKNKRQLSQYLKAHPGGPASSEFDWGTGDTPRRSARISEKVKVFDSPEGEKIPKRSRNSSGRKGRPGKKEATKTEEAKDAETGEEAEEAPTEDATKETDVEMKRAEEAKEASAETEDTEKSADKADDAPAPAPMEEAPAPAPMEEDKKETEKPAESVVALPAPTEDKKGDAKPAEHEAVAPAPVSNPTENSAPAPAEPAVVPAPAPETKSDAEPVAVDAPAPETKSDADLAAVTAPAPEAKLDAEPAAVVAPASETKPDAEPAAVTAPAPEAKSDAEPASKSDAVAADLAPGTKADAAAADPAPGAKLDAAAPVENSTNKGGNQESQPVNNGQVPHSTVKCI
- the LOC8071488 gene encoding methyl-CpG-binding domain-containing protein 10 isoform X1, with the protein product MATPGEQKAPAAAAAAEEVVSVEMPAPDGWTKKFTPKRGGRSEIVFVSPTGEEIKNKRQLSQYLKAHPGGPASSEFDWGTGDTPRRSARISEKVKVFDSPEGEKIPKRSRNSSGRKGRPGKKEATKTEEAKDAETGEEAEEAPTEDATKETDVEMKRAEEAKEASAETEDTEKSADKADDAPAPAPMEEAPAPAPMEEDKKETEKPAESVVALPAPTEDKKGDAKPAEHEAVAPAPVSNPTENSAPAPAEPAVVPAPAPETKSDAEPVAVDAPAPETKSDADLAAVTAPAPEAKLDAEPAAVVAPASETKPDAEPAAVTAPAPEAKSDAEPASKSDAVAADLAPGTKADAAAADPAPGAKLDAAAPVENSTNKGGNQESQPVNNGQVPHSTVKCI